The following coding sequences lie in one Stigmatopora argus isolate UIUO_Sarg chromosome 5, RoL_Sarg_1.0, whole genome shotgun sequence genomic window:
- the LOC144074772 gene encoding protein limb expression 1-like: MNKVENEDTLMSYLSRSDIDLSPKKFNVVAMLHNFWEQKQSGQMDGSSVGSNGCVGNKVVQMETLLLYESDASTGPPFVCYVTLPGGSCFGNYKLCNTQAEARRDAARVALMNSLVNELPCRRICPQFISHSLQQATLESDVSLEDAHDSSTHIGTYSLLLHSYMGRTMLEFQEMMTVFQLLHWNGTLKILRERQCSRQSVITYYTKRGLDEYLRSSMALDWLGREQRSAGQLREELQVAQRQLLLARHRGMELRFYKEKTSILTLALSQAYIHHTLDFQSQASDSKEQLPLQDKEASVRSSCSPSPTLHEHTNLAVCGNCGSQFTSDCLSTCSFCTQLYSQKENVFLDT; the protein is encoded by the exons ATgaataaagtggaaaatgagGACACACTCATGTCCTACTTGTCCCGGAGCGACATTGACCTCAGCCCTAAAAAAT TTAATGTTGTGGCCATGCTCCATAACTTTTGGGAGCAGAAACAGTCGGGTCAAATGGATGGCTCCTCCGTCGGATCAAATGGTTGTGTCGGGAATAAAGTGGTCCAAATGGAAACCCTGCTTCTGTACGAGTCTGACGCTTCCACGGGTCCGCCGTTTGTCTGTTATGTCACGCTGCCAGGAGGAAGTTGCTTTGGAAACTATAAG CTGTGCAACACTCAAGCAGAGGCACGTCGAGATGCTGCCCGAGTGGCTCTGATGAACTCACTTGTCAACGAGCTCCCTTGTCGACGTATCTGCCCTCAGTTCATCTCTCACAGTCTGCAGCAAGCTACCTTAGAGAGTGAT GTTTCTCTTGAAGATGCACATGATTCAAGCACACATATAGGAACATACAGTCTGCTTCTGCACTCTTACATGGGAAGGACCATGCTGGAgttccag GAGATGATGACAGTTTTTCAATTGTTGCACTGGAATGGAACACTAAAAATTCTGAGAGAAAGGCAATGTTCTCGCCAG AGCGTGATTACCTATTACACCAAGCGTGGTCTCGACGAGTACTTGCGCAGCAGCATGGCTCTGGACTGGCTCGGACGGGAGCAGAGATCAGCGGGTCAACTCAGGGAGGAGCTGCAAGTGGCGCAAAGACAGCTGCTGTTGGCTCGCCATCGAGGAATGGAACTGCGCTTTTACAAGGAGAAGACAAGCATCCTTACTTTGGCTCTCAGTCAAGCTTATATTCACCACACGCTTGATTTTCAAAGCCAGGCATCTGATAGCAAAGAACAACTACCCTTGCAGGATAAGGAAGCTTCAGTAAGATCTTCATGTAGTCCATCACCAACCCTCCATGAGCACACAAATTTGGCAGTTTGTGGAAATTGTGGAAGCCAGTTTACTTCAGATTGTCTCTCAACTTGTTCATTTTGCACACAATTGTACTCACAAAAGGAGAATGTATTTCTGGATAcatga
- the riok2 gene encoding serine/threonine-protein kinase RIO2, producing MGKLNVVILRYLSREDFRVLTAVEMGMKNHEIVPVSLLSAIASLKHGGCNKILRELVKHKLVVYERCKTVQGYRLNFGGYDYLALKTLSARDVIASVGNQMGVGKESDIYIVANSEGEQYALKLHRLGRTSFRNLKNKRDYHKHRKNMSWLYLSRLSAMKEFAYMKALYDRGFPVPKPVDYNRHAVVMELINGHPLCQVHELQDPPGLYSEFMDLIVKLANYGLIHGDFNEFNLMLDDQDHITMIDFPQMVSTSHANAEWYFDRDVKCIRDFFARRFGYESELFPTFKDIRRSHSLDIEVSASGFTKELEEEAVVLYPAGPEGEQDDEEEDSDIEDTVEDVETEEQSLDVAEYDNAILELEGLKVSETNGAKVEESEKSEGDEINSDPRTLDKTVNDLEEELADNFPELSDLSALNKEFQPFRDSDSLLQMAEHRRRRVDSEATVGSVGSCSTIPPELVRQKVRRQLTKQQKSAQRRRLQKGEASLVTQSRRENQSNIKSSLETATFWG from the exons ATGGGGAAGCTGAATGTGGTGATTTTGCGATACTTATCTCGAGAAGACTTCCGTGTGCTCACAGCG GTTGAGATGGGAATGAAAAACCATGAGATTGTTCCAGTCAGTCTCCTCTCTGCCATTGCCAGCCTCAAACATGGCGGCTGCAACAAGATCCTCCGAGAATTGGTCAAACATAAACTTGTTGTCTACGAACGCTGCAAGA ctGTGCAGGGCTATAGGTTGAACTTTGGAGGATATGACTACCTAGCCCTAAAGACCTTGTCTGCCAGGGATGTTATCGCTTCAGTTGGAAACCAAATGGGTGTAGGGAAAGAGTCAG ATATTTATATTGTGGCAAATTCAGAGGGGGAACAGTACGCTCTCAAACTGCACAGATTGGGTCGCACCTCTTTCCGTAACCTGAAGAATAAGAGAGATTACCACAAACACAGAAAGAACATGTCCTGGCTCTACCTTTCTCGCCTCTCTGCAATGAAAGAGTTTGCCTACATGAAG GCACTTTATGACCGCGGCTTCCCTGTTCCTAAGCCGGTGGACTACAACAGACACGCAGTAGTAATGGAGCTCATAAATGGACATCCACT GTGTCAGGTGCACGAACTGCAAGATCCACCCGGCCTCTACAGCGAGTTTATGGATCTCATCGTCAAACTGGCCAACTACGGCCTGATTCATGGAGACTTTAACGAATTCAACCTGATGCTTGACGATCAGGATCACATAACAATGATCGATTTCCCTCAGATGGTATCCACTTCCCATGCTAATGCTGAATG GTATTTTGATCGAGATGTAAAATGCATAAGAGATTTCTTTGCAAGACGATTTGGTTACGAGAGTGAGCTCTTTCCAACCTTCAAAGATATCAG ACGTTCACATTCTCTGGATATTGAGGTCTCAGCAAGTGGCTTCACCAAAGAGCTGGAGGAAGAGGCCGTCGTGTTATATCCAGCTGGACCTGAAGGAGAGCAGGATGACGAGGAAGAAGACAGCGACATAGAGGACACCGTCGAGGATGTCGAAACGGAAGAGCAAAGTCTGGATGTGGCGGAATACGATAATGCAATTCTGGAATTGGAAGGCCTGAAGGTCAGCGAGACAAATGGTGCCAAAGTGGAGGAGAGTGAAAAATCTGAAGGGGATGAAATCAATTCTGATCCAAGAACCCTGGACAAGACAGTGAATGACTTGGAAGAAGAGTTGGCAGATAATTTCCCAGAACTCTCAGACCTTTCCGCATTGAACAAAGAGTTCCAACCTTTCAG GGACTCTGACAGCCTTCTACAGATGGCAGAGCACAGGAGGAGGAGGGTGGACAGCGAGGCTACGGTGGGCAGTGTAGGAAGCTGCTCAACCATCCCACCC GAGTTGGTCCGTCAGAAAGTGCGGAGACAGCTCACCAAACAACAGAAGTCGGCACAGAGGAGACGTCTGCAGAAAGGAGAAGCCAGCTTGGTCACCCAATCCAGACGGGAAAATCAAAGCAACATTAAGTCCAGTTTGGAGACCGCCACCTTCTGGGGATGA